The DNA sequence CTCATAGTATTCTTCAATCAAATTCATTTCTAATCGCAAATGTTGTTTCGATCTCACTGCTAAGCGCCAGCATTGTCACCTGTGTTGATACTAGCACCAAATTGAACcagtacaaaacagagatcagAGATTTTGTGTTGAAAGATACGTTAAAATTTGGATTTGAGGATGAGGAAacggagaagaagaaagagttGTATGGAGTGTGAATTTGTGTGTGTAAAAATAAGAACGGACTTGAATTGCATGTGTGATGGAAAGAAAGAAGAGATTTTTGTTTGCACAGGACGGGAGTATTGGATAGAAAGGTAAGTTGTTTTATGCGGAATATGAACTTAAAACTACTTTTTTAGTTGTGATGTTGAAATAACAATTCCCTTGTACAAAATGTGTAGAAGCACATACATATAATAGTCTCGTATGACTCAAATATTTGCCAATTTGGACAAAGAAGCTGTGACACAAAGtttcaaagtttaattttgaatATACAGATAATGGATCACAAATGACAAATATATATGTCCAATCCACTTCaacaagattacaagaccagTACATGCAACAGCAACATTACAATACGTAGAAAAGGCCCCGTCGTAGAAAAGGCATTAGTAGAAGTCTTCAGTTTTAAAACTAACATTTTACAACACCACATGAAAACACAAAGTAGAAAGTAAAGTGACAGAGCCAAGGATGAGTTGCCTGACCGATGAAGCTCGATCGATCTTGCGTGGTCCAGTTCCACCTCTCACCAGACCACTGGAGCTCGGCCCATGTTTGCAGGGCCTGCCAGGAACAGCTGCGCTTCCGGCTGCCTGCTAACACTGTTGCTTGACAAGGACGTCCGATCCGAGCAGGTTGTGATTGAAGATGCATTGCCAGCTGTTCTCAAGAGATGACTTTCAACCTTGGATGCATCCTTGCTGGGGTCTGAGCTAGAATGCGCGCCAGTGGCAACATCAGCATTAGATTGTTCAAACTGCTTGGTGCTCAGGAATCGTCCCCCGGAACCCCTGACCCTATTCAAAGCATGGCGATGGCGAGACTCGTGTAGATATGGCTGAAAAGAAAGAGAATCAATATATTTTGCAGAATTCTTTCATTTCGTGCATACAAGATTACTGAACAAAAGCAAAGCTACCATCACCATGTTATAGAGCATACCTTACgattttttattagtttgttCTGAGCCTCAAGCTTTGCTCGCGACTGACGCCTTCTCAGTATACCGTGGTATTGTTTTGCATTGACATAAACGGGGCCTTCCTCGGCAAGATCAAGTGGTAAAGCAACTCTAGTGGATTGCAATCCTAGCATCTGGGGCAACATTTGGGGTTGATTCTATAATATTTTAAGCAAACAGTGAAATCATATTAAAACATGATACTGGACAAAAAAAAGTAATGGGAATTACAATCACCAAAATCCGAAATCCCAAGTGCACTTACAATACCCTGTGGTCCATAAGCAACAAATGAACCGGCGAAAAGGGGATCTTCGTAAGGATAGGAACTATGAGCCTATAATTGAAAGACCAAAAACTACTTAGCTTCTAAAAGGGTAAAGCGTGACAAATCGAAAAGGGTAAGTTTCACATACCATCGAGTAATCGCATTCAATTTGTGCACAATCGAATGCTGTATCCGGATAATTGAGCGAGAGAAACGGTTTCATCTAATCTTCAACATCAAAGCCACTAGTCAAAATTCGTAAGTTGACTTGAGAAAATGGTTTCAATGTTAATACACAAAGATAAGTTCACCCCAGTCAATATACACAGTTGTTCACAAAATAAATCCATTAACAGACCTCAAATACAATAACAAATAGAATCAGCTTAGATGCtttaaaattagaaagaaagttATGGAAAAGAATTATCTAGATGAATCTACTCCCACTTCCTAAACAAGAGAATCTACTACTCCCATAATTGTACGGCTTGACTGCGACGTAGTGAAATAGtgaaagaacaaaaagaataaCAAAAGCAATGTTTTATCTCACTAGACAATAACAAAAGATAAAGTCTTATCTTGTCATAGACCATCTCAGAATGCATCTATCACAAATATAGCATGCCGTCAgcagtgaaaaagggaacaaagaATGCATGCAATTTTAGCTAAGTTTTAAGTTCACGTGATTAAATTTTCTCAGTCCTCAAATCCTTATATGTACCTCTTATTTGTCTAGTCCTTTCAGTTTTGCATTTTATTAGTCACTTAATTTACTACTAATCGCAAATGATTGTCCTTTCAGTGATCCTAAACAATAACAAAATGCATTGAGATTTTGCCAAGTAGCGTTAAATCAATTGGCTAATTAAGATTGGGAATAGAAATGATGGGAAATAACTATTATAATGACAAACTATTAATAATATGTATTCTACATAATCTTTTCACCTTGCATTAAAAAGAGGAATATTTTAATGGAAATTTTCAAATTACTCATTCATGTACGGCTCATCATTATAGCCTCCATTCTCCAAATATTCACCTTGGAAAGACCATCTTAAAATCAACACCCAATGAGAAATtaccaaaaaacaaaaatcttCCAAAGAGTAAATTATTCATTATTGTAAATACGACAACAATCACCGAATGGAAGAATTTGCGAATCCTTTCATTTGTCTTTCATTAGATTGATTATCTGGCATGTTCTTATGATTTTTCACTTTGTTCTTATGCCATTTGTTTTCTTGTTGTATTTCTTTATGACCATAGAAGTCATCATCTTGGAGTTTCTAGACAAATATGGCACTTGGAAATTGGGATTATATTATATTGTAAAAGATAAGAGAAGAGATTGCTTTgatgttttggtttattttttgaGTGACATTTTTTGGTATTGACTATgcttttttatttatcatataTACTCTTTCCTTATTACTTTATTTCGACGATCAAAGAATataaagattaaagaagaaaaaaagaataaagaaacCTCCCAAAATATGCAAACCTTTTTTCCCTGCCCAAAACACAGAAGGAGAAAGAACATAGGAAAGAGATATGACACAGCAatttaaaattaagagaaaaaaagaaaaagaaaaagcttttACTACCTCAGAAGCAATTCTTCCAAATCTTAAGTGAGTAATGACCTAAACAGCAAGACATAGTTGACCTCAAACTCCACATGCAAATGGGAAACATGTTAAAGCACCTAGACCATACTAACACTTGGATCCCACATACATAAAATCAAATCACAAAACAAGGCAAAGGCAAAGGCAAAGGAAAGAAACGCATCCAAAAATAGAGGAAAACGAAAAGAAGGCACACCgataaaagaacaaaaaagcaaataataaataaataaataaataaagaataaagGCAGCTCATAGAGgggaatgaaaaataaaagaaaaggatgaGTATGTAGTGGAGAGACAAAGAGGATAAGTGAAGTGAAGTAAAGTGAAGGGAAGTAC is a window from the Arachis stenosperma cultivar V10309 chromosome 3, arast.V10309.gnm1.PFL2, whole genome shotgun sequence genome containing:
- the LOC130969501 gene encoding nuclear transcription factor Y subunit A-7-like, which gives rise to MKPFLSLNYPDTAFDCAQIECDYSMAHSSYPYEDPLFAGSFVAYGPQGINQPQMLPQMLGLQSTRVALPLDLAEEGPVYVNAKQYHGILRRRQSRAKLEAQNKLIKNRKPYLHESRHRHALNRVRGSGGRFLSTKQFEQSNADVATGAHSSSDPSKDASKVESHLLRTAGNASSITTCSDRTSLSSNSVSRQPEAQLFLAGPANMGRAPVVW